From a single Micromonospora carbonacea genomic region:
- a CDS encoding RICIN domain-containing protein, producing MRSNGRRLLSLGVALIVTLATTLGPGAGAQAAPVTVTNGTQFTDTSGAIVHAHGGGVLKVGDYYYWFGENRNPDNTFRAVSVYRSTDLRTWEFRNNVLTQSSAGELQRANIERPKVIYNASTGRYVMWMHKENGSDYNEARAAVASSATVDGNYTYHGSFRPFGQHMSRDITLYNDNGTAYMISAANENRDLHIYRLTSDYLNVSTLVGNFWAGATREAPAMFKRGGTYFLLTSGATGWSPNQAKYATAPNISGPWSGWTDVGNSNTFSSQPAYVLPIQGTSTTSYLYLGDRWAGAWGGPVGDSQYVWLPIAFPSSTSMSLTWYPSVTIDTATGTVTGNSPAYYRVTARHSGKVMDVVGYSTANNAEIRQYTWNGGGNQKWEFQDAGGGYVRVVNVNSGKCLDVANASTADGANIIQYTCGSGANQQWQWAATGDYFQLRARHSGKCLDVVNAGTGDSADIQQYACNGGTNQQWSRTAS from the coding sequence ATGAGAAGCAACGGACGGCGCCTCCTGTCTCTCGGGGTGGCGCTCATCGTGACTCTGGCGACGACGCTCGGGCCGGGCGCGGGTGCCCAGGCGGCACCGGTGACCGTCACCAACGGCACGCAGTTCACCGACACCAGCGGCGCAATTGTGCACGCCCACGGCGGCGGTGTCCTCAAGGTCGGCGACTACTACTACTGGTTCGGCGAGAACCGCAACCCCGACAACACCTTCCGGGCGGTCTCCGTCTACCGCTCCACCGACCTGCGCACCTGGGAGTTCCGCAACAACGTGCTGACCCAGTCGTCTGCCGGCGAGTTGCAGCGCGCCAACATCGAGCGGCCGAAGGTGATCTACAACGCCAGCACCGGCCGGTACGTGATGTGGATGCACAAGGAGAACGGCTCCGACTACAACGAGGCCCGGGCCGCCGTGGCCTCGTCGGCGACCGTGGACGGCAACTACACCTACCACGGCAGCTTCCGGCCGTTCGGCCAGCACATGTCCCGCGACATCACGCTCTACAACGACAACGGTACGGCGTACATGATCTCGGCCGCCAACGAGAACCGCGACCTGCACATCTACCGGCTCACCTCGGACTACCTCAACGTGTCCACCCTCGTGGGCAACTTCTGGGCCGGCGCGACCCGCGAGGCGCCCGCCATGTTCAAGCGGGGCGGCACGTACTTCCTGCTGACCTCCGGAGCGACGGGCTGGAGCCCCAACCAGGCGAAGTACGCCACCGCGCCGAACATCTCCGGGCCGTGGAGCGGCTGGACCGACGTGGGCAACAGCAACACGTTCAGCTCCCAGCCGGCCTACGTGCTGCCCATCCAGGGCACCTCCACCACCAGCTACCTCTACCTGGGCGACCGCTGGGCGGGAGCGTGGGGCGGCCCCGTCGGCGACTCGCAGTACGTCTGGCTGCCGATCGCCTTCCCGTCCAGCACCAGCATGAGCCTGACCTGGTACCCGTCCGTCACCATCGACACGGCCACCGGGACGGTCACCGGCAACTCGCCCGCCTACTACCGCGTCACCGCCCGGCACAGCGGCAAGGTGATGGACGTGGTGGGCTACTCCACGGCCAACAACGCCGAGATCAGGCAGTACACCTGGAACGGCGGCGGAAACCAGAAGTGGGAGTTCCAGGACGCCGGCGGCGGCTACGTCCGCGTCGTCAACGTCAACAGCGGCAAGTGCCTCGACGTCGCCAACGCGTCCACGGCCGACGGCGCCAACATCATCCAGTACACCTGCGGCAGCGGCGCCAACCAGCAGTGGCAGTGGGCCGCGACCGGCGACTACTTCCAGCTCCGGGCCCGGCACAGCGGCAAGTGCCTCGACGTGGTCAACGCCGGCACCGGCGACAGCGCCGACATCCAGCAGTACGCCTGCAACGGCGGCACCAACCAGCAGTGGTCGCGTACCGCGTCCTGA